The sequence below is a genomic window from Thermoleophilaceae bacterium.
TGCTGCGCCCGCGAAGCGGTCTGATCGACCCTCAGGCCGTCGAGGCGTCAGCCTACTTCACGGCCGATCAGATCGAACGCGCGCAGGCCTTCCGCGGCCCTCAGCGCGCGCTCGGGCTGGTGGAGCTGGGGCTCTCCACGGCGGCGCTCGCGCTTCTGGCTCTGCGGCCGCCCCGCGTGGTGCGGCGCGCGCTGGAGCGGGCGTCGCGGCGCCCGTACCTCGGCGGCGCGGCGGCCGGAGCCGCGCTGGCGGCGGGCGTGGCCGTGCTCGTGCTGCCCATCGACGCCGTGCAGCACGACAGGGCGGTGGACGTCGGCCTCTCCACCCAGGACTGGAGCCCGTGGCTGGTGGACCTCGCCAAGTCCACCGGCATCGGCGCGTTGTTCGCGGGCCTGATCACGGCCGGCGCGCTGGTGCTCATCCGGCGCTTTCCGCGGCACTGGTGGCTGCCGGGCTCGGCGGGCGTGGCGTTGATCGCCGCGCTCTACATCTACGTCGCGCCGGTGGCGCTCGACCCGCTGTTCAACGACTTCGAGCCGCTGCCGCGGGGGGAGCTGCGCTCGGACGTGATGGCGCTGGCGGAGCGCGCCGGGGTGGACGTGGGGGAGGTGTACCGGATCGACGCCAGCCGGCGGACCACCGGGGCCAACGCCTACGTCGGCGGGCTTGGGCACACCAAGCGCGTGGTGCTCTACGACAACCTGATCGAGGAGTTCCCGCCCGAGCAGGTGCGCGTCGTCGTCGCCCACGAGCTCGCGCACGTCGAGAACCGGGACCTGCTGCGGGGCCTGGCGTGGATCGCGATCGTGGCCCCCTTCGGGGTCCTCCTCATCAAGCGCCTGACCGACCGCTGGGCGCCGCGCGAGGCCCGTGGCGCGGGTGCGTCGGCGCTCACCGTGCCGGCGCTCACGCTGGCGTTCGTGCTCGTGTCCTTCGCCGCCGGCTCCGCGGGCAACGTGCTCTCCCGCGACGTGGAGGCGGCCGCCGACGTCTTTGCGCTGCGGCTGACGGGCGACCCGGCGGCATTCGTCGGCTTCGAGCGCCGCATCACGGTCACGAACGTCTCCGAGCCGGACCCGCCGGCCTTCTTCCACAGGCTGTTCTCCACCCACCCCACCACGGTGGAGCGGATCGGGATCGGCCTCAGCGCCGCTCGTCGTCAGGGGGAGGAGGGAACTCCGGGAGGTCCCTGATGCCCTCGCGGGTGGCCCACTTCGAGTAGTTGTCCTGCATCGCCTCGATCAGCTCGCGCATGAAGCGGGCGGAGAGGCTCACCCTGGTGACGACGACGCCGGGCAGCTCGTCCTCGTCGATCTCGTGGTCCACGCGGGCGAACGTGATCGTGAACTCGTAGTCGGAGTGGCTGACGTTCGCGAAGTTGGAGTAGTGCCCGGCCATCGTCTCCGGGTCCCAGTGCAGGTTGATGTGCCGCTCGCGCGGTTCCTCCTGGTCGTCCGCCATGGGGCTAGTATCGCATCGGGTGCGCACCATCGTCCTCGCCGTGGGCCGCCTGCGCCCCCCGTTCGCCGACGACGTCCAGCACTACCAGAAGCTGCTCGCGCGGCACGCGCGGCTCGAGCTGGTGGAGGTGCGCGAGGACGAGAAGGTTCAGGGTCGCATCCCCGAGCGCGCCTTCCTCTGCCTGCTCGACTCGGGCGGGAGGACGTTCGACTCGATGGCCTTCAGCCGCTTCCTCGAGGAGCGCCGCCAGTCGGGGATGGACCTCTGCTTCGTGGTGGGCGGCCCGCGCGGCACCCACCTCGACGAGTGCGACATGCGGCTGTCGTTCGGTCCGCTGACGCTGCCTCATCAGCTCGCGCGCGTGGTGCTGCTCGAGCAGCTCTACCGGGCGAACAAGATCATCGCGGGCGAGCCGTACCACTACTGATCCGGCCGCTAGCCTCCGTGGCCGCCATGGCCGACCCCGTCTCAAACCTGCGCGCCGCCCTCGCCGACGCCGCCGCTGACCTGCGAGGGGCGCCGGTGCAGGACCTGCCCCAGGTCGAGCGCCCGCCCAAGCCGGACTTCGGCGACTACTCCACCAACGCCGCCATGCTGCTGGCGCCCGCGATGGGGGAGCCGCCGCGGGCCATCGCCGAGCGCCTGGGCGGCATCGTGGGGGAGCGCCTCGGCGGCCAGGTGGCCCGCGTCGACGTGGCCGGCCCCGGCTTCCTCAACCTGTTCATGTCCGACGCCTGGTGCCGCGACGCCCTGGGCCACGTGCTCGCCGCGGGCGGCGCCTACGGCTCGGGAGTGGCCGCCGTGCCGGAGCGGGTGCTGGTGGAGTTCGTGTCGGCCAACCCCACCGGCCCGATCACGGTGGCCTCCGGCCGCCACGCCGCCTACGGCGACGCGCTGTCACGCGTGCTCGAGCTCGCCGGCCACGACGTGCAGCGCGAGTACTACGTGAACGACGCCGGCACGCAGGTCCAGCGCTTCGGCGAGTCCATT
It includes:
- a CDS encoding DUF3467 domain-containing protein; this encodes MADDQEEPRERHINLHWDPETMAGHYSNFANVSHSDYEFTITFARVDHEIDEDELPGVVVTRVSLSARFMRELIEAMQDNYSKWATREGIRDLPEFPPPPDDERR
- a CDS encoding M48 family metallopeptidase; the protein is MLRHRSGVPLAVAAAIVAAGAATILLRPRSGLIDPQAVEASAYFTADQIERAQAFRGPQRALGLVELGLSTAALALLALRPPRVVRRALERASRRPYLGGAAAGAALAAGVAVLVLPIDAVQHDRAVDVGLSTQDWSPWLVDLAKSTGIGALFAGLITAGALVLIRRFPRHWWLPGSAGVALIAALYIYVAPVALDPLFNDFEPLPRGELRSDVMALAERAGVDVGEVYRIDASRRTTGANAYVGGLGHTKRVVLYDNLIEEFPPEQVRVVVAHELAHVENRDLLRGLAWIAIVAPFGVLLIKRLTDRWAPREARGAGASALTVPALTLAFVLVSFAAGSAGNVLSRDVEAAADVFALRLTGDPAAFVGFERRITVTNVSEPDPPAFFHRLFSTHPTTVERIGIGLSAARRQGEEGTPGGP
- a CDS encoding 23S rRNA (pseudouridine(1915)-N(3))-methyltransferase RlmH, whose product is MRTIVLAVGRLRPPFADDVQHYQKLLARHARLELVEVREDEKVQGRIPERAFLCLLDSGGRTFDSMAFSRFLEERRQSGMDLCFVVGGPRGTHLDECDMRLSFGPLTLPHQLARVVLLEQLYRANKIIAGEPYHY